In Polyangiaceae bacterium, a genomic segment contains:
- a CDS encoding acyltransferase family protein produces MATTKRSLEDAELLRFRPPPKAQVKFLMAPSRAYFRPQFFGLEHVDPKRPALLVGNHTLIGVLDAPLFVAQIYEERGVWVRALGDRFHFAVPGWRDMMKRIGVVVGSPETCAALMRAGEHVLVFPGGGREVAKRKGEAYELIWKERVGFARMAIEHGYPILPFAAVGAEECFDIVWDADDVLESGVGGLLKKTPLYDAMRGGDALMPFVRGWKGTPLPKPERFYFAIGEQIPTESFGRDTRSIGALRDATRERVEALIAELQARRAADSKPGKRRRPRTSR; encoded by the coding sequence ATGGCGACGACGAAGCGCTCACTCGAGGACGCGGAGCTGTTACGATTCCGTCCGCCGCCCAAGGCTCAGGTGAAGTTCTTGATGGCGCCGAGCCGCGCCTATTTTCGCCCGCAGTTCTTTGGGTTGGAACACGTCGACCCCAAACGCCCCGCGCTGCTCGTGGGTAACCACACGCTGATCGGCGTGCTCGACGCTCCGCTCTTCGTAGCGCAAATCTACGAAGAGCGTGGGGTGTGGGTCAGGGCGCTTGGTGATCGCTTCCACTTCGCCGTGCCCGGTTGGCGCGACATGATGAAACGGATCGGCGTGGTCGTCGGTAGCCCAGAGACCTGTGCAGCCTTGATGCGTGCTGGAGAGCACGTGCTGGTGTTTCCCGGCGGCGGTCGGGAAGTGGCCAAGCGCAAGGGAGAGGCGTACGAGTTGATCTGGAAGGAGCGCGTCGGCTTCGCTCGGATGGCCATCGAGCATGGCTACCCAATCTTGCCCTTCGCGGCGGTCGGAGCCGAGGAGTGCTTCGACATCGTGTGGGACGCGGACGACGTACTGGAAAGCGGCGTGGGCGGTCTGCTGAAGAAGACGCCGCTCTACGATGCCATGCGTGGCGGTGACGCCCTGATGCCGTTCGTGCGCGGCTGGAAAGGCACCCCCTTGCCAAAACCCGAACGCTTCTACTTCGCGATCGGTGAACAGATCCCGACGGAATCGTTCGGGCGCGACACGCGCAGCATCGGAGCGCTACGGGACGCCACGCGCGAGCGCGTGGAGGCATTGATCGCCGAACTGCAAGCACGGCGCGCGGCAGACTCG